GCGCGTCACCTGATAGACCATCCGGTAGCCACCGAACTCGGGCCAGGGCATCGTACCGGTTCGCGCGAAGCCCGCCCACAAATCATGCACCGCGTCGGCGAGCGCCTGCGGCGGGTCGAGCCCAGCAAGCCCCCGCGGCCCGGTGACGCTCGCTAGTGTTTTGAACACGAACGGCATCTCGATCCCGTGGCACGCGCCAAGCTCGCCGTCGCACGCGGGCGAGCGCCAGTCGAACTCGTACATCCATGTCTTGCCTTGGTGCGCTTCGGCATATTGGCGCGCGGGCCAGCGAAAGACGAGATCGTTCATCGCATCGGTCATCGCCTGACCCGGGCGTACACCCTTTTGCTGATAGCCATAGGCCTTGAGCACGGCCTTCGCCTCCGGATGCGAACGGCCGAGCAGCCAGCGCGCGAAGAGGCCGCCGATCTTATCGCGCACGCCCGTCGGCACGAAATAGAGGTTCATCTCCTCGGCGTTGGTTCCGATGAGAATTTCCACGTCGCGTCCGGCGCCCTTGCGCAGCGCATCGAGCGGCTTTTCGGGCAGCACATCGTCTCCAAAGACAGGAATGAAGCGGCTGATCCCGTACACCGGCTCGCGTCCCTCATCATCCCGCAAGTCGACCGCCCAAGGCTTTCCAACCTTGTCGAGCGCATCCATCGCCGCCGCGTGCGAAACGGTGCGGAAGCCGTCAGCGTCGGACCGCACGCGCAGAATCTTCGCGAGCTTCTTTACCAGTCGCTGCGCGACGTCGATCTCGCGAACCATGGCGCCATGACCGCTTTGAATGATCGCGCGGCGAAACAGGCCCTTGGCAAGCGGCGAGGTCACGAGGTCGGCAATCGCCATCGCGCCGGCGCTCTCCCCGAAAACGGTGACGTTTGCCGGATCGCCACCGAATGCCGCGATATTGCGCTGCACCCATGCAAGCGCAAAGAGCATGTCGCGGAGACCAAGGTTAGTAGGGGCGCCCGGCACGGGCAGAAAGCCGTCGATCCCCATGCGATAGTTGATCGCGACGCAGACGATGCCCGACGCGGCAAAGGCACTGCCGTCGTGGACCGACGCATCCTTGCAGCCACCGACAAAGCCGCCGCCGTGGATGAAGACCATCACCGGCGCGACCTTGGTATCCTTCGGCGCCCACACATTGAGGCGGAGATAATCTCCGTCGCTTCCGTCGCTCCCATGGCCAACGAGCGGCGACGGATCGATCATCGGAAAGGGTCTGATCCGGTGTGGCGCCGCGGGACCGGGGCACGCCATATCGCGTACCCCGGTCCACGAGGGAGGCGATTTCGGCAATTCGAAGCGGGCGGGGGGAGCAGCGTATGGAATACCAAGGTAGCGACGAACCGAGCCGTCGTAACGTCCACAGATATCCCCACCTTCGATCGAGATCGTTTCGCTCAATGCATCTTCGATGTTCATCGTTGCACCATAAGCTCCGCGCCGCCGGGCCGCACAGATAGTTTCATGTGCAGATCAGAAGGCGATATATGCTGAGAGGCTGGCAGTGGCCGATGGCGGAATGGCAGATCTCAGCAGAGACGGGTCTAAAGCAGACGCTAAGTCATCGGAACCTGAGCCGACATTTGCGGTCGCTGCTTATCCTCCCACTTTATCCAAAGCGTCGAGTCCCACCGCGAGGGCGCCCAAGGGACCAGCCATCGTCCCCAGTCCAGGCGGTCCAAGGCGGTCGTCGAGCTGCTCGGCATAAGGGGCGAGCGACCCATAGTCGGCGATACTTGTGGCGAGTGCCGCGCGCAGCTTGGGAAACAGCCGTTCGTGCGAGGCCAGCACGCCGCCGCCGATCGATATCCGCTCGGGCGCTGCGGTGACGATCAGATTATGCAGCAGCCCGGCGATGTCGTGGACAAACAAATCCCATTCATCGCCCCCGTCGGGAAGTTCGTGCGGCGGTCGGCTGAACCGTCTGGCGAGCGCCGGGCCCGAGATCAGCCCCTCGACGCAATCGCCGTGGAACGGGCACGCGCCGGCGAAATCGTCGCCGGGCGCGCGCCGTACGCGCATATGCCCCGCCTCGCCATGCGCCACACCCTGCACCGGCCGGCCGGCCGAGATCAGCCCGACGCCGACGCCGGTGCCGACCGTGATATAGCAATGGCTCGATAATCCTCGTGCAGCGCCCCAGCGTTGTTCGGCAAGCGCAGCGCCGACCACGTCGGTCTGGATAGCCAGCGGCACGCCGTAGCGCGCGGCGAGCCGGCGCGTGAGATCGGTCCCGCTCCAACCGGGCTTAGGCGTCGCGCTGATGGAGCCATAATCCGGACTGCGCGGATCGAGATCGAGCGGACCGAAGGCGGCGATACCAAGCGCATCGAAGCGCCAGCCGTCGAGTATCTTCTCGAGCGCCGCCAACGTCGTCGCGGGATCGGTGGTGGGCACGGTTTCGCAGGCCCGAACATCGTCGGGCCCGGTCCCCAGAATGGCGACGCATTTGGTGCCGCCCAGTTCGAGCCCGGCGATGGATGGAGAATATGTCATGGGAGCTTCCGAGCCAGTGGTGAGGAAAAATGCGATCCGCCCTGCGCGGCGATCAGGCCCGGACCGCTTCGGGCCGGCCGGGCTCCACGACATAGCGCGCCAGCGTGCTGATGCGGCCGCCGGGGGTGAACACCTGATCGACGACGCGCAGATCGGCCTGCCAGATCTTGGACTCGACATCGAACAACAGATAGCCGCGCTGGTCATGGATCATCGAAATATGCGGATTGGTCGCCGCGCGCGGATCGGGACCGATGGGAAGTCCGTTGGTGCTGATCGAGCTGACCGAGGTTCCGTGGAATTCGGGCGCGACCGGCGGGCTTTCGAGGTCTCCGGGGCGTGACGGGAGGTTGCCGATGAAGAACATGTGGCTGTCGCCTCCGGTAATGACAATGTTCTTGCCGCGTTCCCCGATCATCCCGACCAGCCGCTCGCGCGCGCCGGGATAGCCCGTCCAATTGTCGTAGCCGTTCGAAGGCGTCTTCTGCGCCGACCGGTCGAAGGGCATGACGAGGCCGCCGAGGCCTAGCAGGTTCCAGCCGAAAACGGGGGTCAGGCCTTCGCCCAGCCAGCGTTCCTGCGCCGCGCCCAGCATCGTGTCCGGCGTGTCGCGCGAATCGACGCAATTGCCGTTGCCGGGCTTTTCGCACAGGCGGATGCTGCGATAGCTACGCTTGTCGAGGACGTGAAGGCGGAGGAGCCGGCCGAAATCGAGCCGCCGATACGTCAGCGGCGATCCCCAGTGCGGAAACTGGCTCCTTCGCACGGGCATATGCTCATACCATGCTTGCATCGCGGCGGCGCGGCGGAGCAGAAAGACTTCGCGGGGCGTGCTGCCGGCATCAAGATCCCCCGCCCAGTCATTCTCGACTTCATGATCGTCGAAGGTCGACACGAACGCCGCGGCCGCGTGGGCGGCCTTCAGGTCGGGATCGACCTTGTAGAGCGCATAGCGCTGCCGATAATCGTCGAGGCTGTAGATCTTGTCGCTGTTGTGAGGACGGACGAGGGGCGCCTTGCCCGGTGCCTGCGGGTTCGCGGCCTTCCCTTCATAGATATAGTCGCCGTAATGATAGACGAGGTCGAGATCGGCTTCCTCGCTGATATGACGCCATGCGGTGAAGATCCCGCGTTCGTAGTGCTGACAGCCGGCGACCGCGATCCTCAGCCGGTTGGGCGCCGCTCCGGCGGCGGGCGCCGTGCGGACGGCGCCGGTATCGCTGGGGATCCCGCCCGCGACGAAGCGATACCAGTAGCGGCGATGGCTGCCAAGACCCGCGACCTCGACATGAACTGAATGCGCGAGTTCGGGCCGCGCCAGCGCGGTGCCGGTCCGCACGATCCGGCGAAACGCCTCATCCTCGGCAACCTCCCAGCCGACCGGCACGGCTTCGGCCAGCATGCCGCCATGGGGTTCGAGCGGTTTCGGCGCGAGACGGGTCCAGATGACGAAGCCGTCGGGCAGCGGGTCGCCCGAGGCGACGCCCAGCGCGAACGGATCGTCGAGGAATTTCGGCGCCGCGAGCGCCGGCGAGCGCGCCAGCGCGGCGAACAGCGCGGCGTGTCCACCGGCGGAAAGAAGGGTGCGGCGGCTGAACGGGTGTCCGGTCATCGGGGCAAGCTCGATCTGATCATCGGGGAGGAAGGGCGGCGTTTCCCATCGGTGCGCCGTCGACGTAGCGCGCCATGGCCCCGCGCACCCCTTCTTTCCAGACACAGTCCAGCGCCGCCGCGAACGCGGCGACGAGCGCGGGATCACCCGCCAGCTCGCCATAGATCGCGCGCATTCCGATCCATCTTGCTGGCTCCTGCTTCGCCGCGCGGGCGGTCGCCGTCAGCAAGTCCCAATCGGGATCGTTCGGGGCGATCGCCTCACCTTCGGCGTCGGTGCCCGCACAATAGCGGCACCACAGGGCGCTGGCGAGGAGCAATCCCGTCGGCATGGCGCCTCTGGCGATATTGTCGCGGATCGACGGGATGATGAATTTGGGCTGGCGGTTCGACCCGTCGAAGCAGAGGCGGCGCGCGGTGTCGGCGATCTGGGGATTCGCGAAGCGCTGCAGGACTAGGCGCTTATAATCGTCCAGATCGTGATCGGGCACCGGCGCGACGATCGGCACGATCTCGTCGGTTTCGATCTTGTCGACGAAGGCTGCGATCATGGCGTCGGCCATCGCTTCTTGGACATGCTCGATCCCCAGAAGCTCCGCCGGATAGCCGATGATCGCGTGGCCGCCATTGAGGATCCGGATCTTCATCGTCTCGAAATCATGGACACGCGGGCTGAAGGTCACGCCGACCTTTTCAAGTGCGGGACGACCGGCCGAGAAACTGTCTTCGATCACCCATTGCCGGAACGGCTCACACGTCACCGGTACCGGATCGTCGCCAAGGCCGAACGCCGCCGCCATCGCGCGCTCACGCGGGCCCGTCGCCGGCGCGATGCGATCGACCATGGCATTGGGAAAGGCGACATGAGTGTCGATCCAGTCGGCAAGACCGGGATCGGACAGGCGGGCCAGTCCGACTACTGCGGCGCGCGCGACATCGCCGTTGCCGGGAAGATTGTCGCACGACAGCACCGTAAAGGGCATGATACCAGCATCGCGGCGGGCCCTGAGCGCCGCGACGATCGCCCCAAAGGCGGTCGCCGGGCGATCAGGCGCCGCGCCATCGGCGGCGATCTCCGGCGCCGCCGGATCGAAGCGCCCGGTCGAGGGATCGATGAAATAGCCGCCCTCGGTGACGGTGAGCGAGACGATGCGGATCTCCGGCCAGCGCATCGCCTCGATCAACGGGCCGTTTGCAGGATCGACCTCAACGAAGCCGATCATGGCGCCGACACGGCGCGCGCGCTTGCCCTGAGAGTCCAGCTCGATGACTGTCGACAGCCAGTCCTGCGCCTCGAGCGC
This DNA window, taken from Sphingopyxis sp. PAMC25046, encodes the following:
- a CDS encoding alkaline phosphatase D family protein codes for the protein MTGHPFSRRTLLSAGGHAALFAALARSPALAAPKFLDDPFALGVASGDPLPDGFVIWTRLAPKPLEPHGGMLAEAVPVGWEVAEDEAFRRIVRTGTALARPELAHSVHVEVAGLGSHRRYWYRFVAGGIPSDTGAVRTAPAAGAAPNRLRIAVAGCQHYERGIFTAWRHISEEADLDLVYHYGDYIYEGKAANPQAPGKAPLVRPHNSDKIYSLDDYRQRYALYKVDPDLKAAHAAAAFVSTFDDHEVENDWAGDLDAGSTPREVFLLRRAAAMQAWYEHMPVRRSQFPHWGSPLTYRRLDFGRLLRLHVLDKRSYRSIRLCEKPGNGNCVDSRDTPDTMLGAAQERWLGEGLTPVFGWNLLGLGGLVMPFDRSAQKTPSNGYDNWTGYPGARERLVGMIGERGKNIVITGGDSHMFFIGNLPSRPGDLESPPVAPEFHGTSVSSISTNGLPIGPDPRAATNPHISMIHDQRGYLLFDVESKIWQADLRVVDQVFTPGGRISTLARYVVEPGRPEAVRA
- a CDS encoding ROK family protein, producing MTYSPSIAGLELGGTKCVAILGTGPDDVRACETVPTTDPATTLAALEKILDGWRFDALGIAAFGPLDLDPRSPDYGSISATPKPGWSGTDLTRRLAARYGVPLAIQTDVVGAALAEQRWGAARGLSSHCYITVGTGVGVGLISAGRPVQGVAHGEAGHMRVRRAPGDDFAGACPFHGDCVEGLISGPALARRFSRPPHELPDGGDEWDLFVHDIAGLLHNLIVTAAPERISIGGGVLASHERLFPKLRAALATSIADYGSLAPYAEQLDDRLGPPGLGTMAGPLGALAVGLDALDKVGG
- a CDS encoding carboxylesterase family protein, which gives rise to MNIEDALSETISIEGGDICGRYDGSVRRYLGIPYAAPPARFELPKSPPSWTGVRDMACPGPAAPHRIRPFPMIDPSPLVGHGSDGSDGDYLRLNVWAPKDTKVAPVMVFIHGGGFVGGCKDASVHDGSAFAASGIVCVAINYRMGIDGFLPVPGAPTNLGLRDMLFALAWVQRNIAAFGGDPANVTVFGESAGAMAIADLVTSPLAKGLFRRAIIQSGHGAMVREIDVAQRLVKKLAKILRVRSDADGFRTVSHAAAMDALDKVGKPWAVDLRDDEGREPVYGISRFIPVFGDDVLPEKPLDALRKGAGRDVEILIGTNAEEMNLYFVPTGVRDKIGGLFARWLLGRSHPEAKAVLKAYGYQQKGVRPGQAMTDAMNDLVFRWPARQYAEAHQGKTWMYEFDWRSPACDGELGACHGIEMPFVFKTLASVTGPRGLAGLDPPQALADAVHDLWAGFARTGTMPWPEFGGYRMVYQVTRGEALHEPVMPAAAFVPE
- a CDS encoding mannitol dehydrogenase family protein; its protein translation is MSVAQPRYDRGRLTPGIVHIGLGNFHRAHMATYLDDLFALGEGHDWAILGAGVRPADARMREALEAQDWLSTVIELDSQGKRARRVGAMIGFVEVDPANGPLIEAMRWPEIRIVSLTVTEGGYFIDPSTGRFDPAAPEIAADGAAPDRPATAFGAIVAALRARRDAGIMPFTVLSCDNLPGNGDVARAAVVGLARLSDPGLADWIDTHVAFPNAMVDRIAPATGPRERAMAAAFGLGDDPVPVTCEPFRQWVIEDSFSAGRPALEKVGVTFSPRVHDFETMKIRILNGGHAIIGYPAELLGIEHVQEAMADAMIAAFVDKIETDEIVPIVAPVPDHDLDDYKRLVLQRFANPQIADTARRLCFDGSNRQPKFIIPSIRDNIARGAMPTGLLLASALWCRYCAGTDAEGEAIAPNDPDWDLLTATARAAKQEPARWIGMRAIYGELAGDPALVAAFAAALDCVWKEGVRGAMARYVDGAPMGNAALPPR